The Leptospira andrefontaineae genomic sequence CATTAGAGCAGGCGAGTGAGGCTCCCCAGGATAGAAGTGCTGTTTCTAAAATCCTTTCTGCGATATGCCAAGGTGGAAGAAAGACCACAACTCTATCCGAATAATTTGCAGGCACAAATTGTTGCAACTGATCAATCGTCCATGTGAAGGACCTATGTTTTAATACAACACCTTTGGGTACTCCAGTGGTTCCTGAAGTATAGATGATCGTTGCAATATCGTTCTCGGTCAAAGATTCTCCAATTGAATGAAGAAGTGATTTTCCCTTCTTTTCAACCCAGGCTCTTCCATGAGCGATCGCAGTTTCCAGATCTATAAATTCGATTTTAGGGTAAGCAGCTTTTAATTTTGCCAGAGAGGCAAAGTTCTCTTCGGATTCTATGAGTATTACAGTTTCCAGATGTTTTAATCTGGTTAGAATATTTCCTAATTTGCTCAGGACCTGTTCTTTTTCTATAAATGTGATCTTGGATTCCGTATGGTCTAGGATATAGAATATCTCTTCTTCGCTTGCATCACATCCTCTTGGAACATCCGCACCACCGGAGCACATTACGGAGAAGGAGCATAATGCCCATTCTGTCCTATTATCACAGAATAAGCCTACCTTATCACCTTTGTTTAGATTTTTCTGTCTGAAAAACCCGGAAAGATTTTCCAAATTTAAAAACCATTCGGAATAGGAGATCCCGGAGAATGATTTCAACTTTTCATCCCAGATCCATTGGAAGGGTCTGTCTTTGTAATGGATACAGGAGTCCCTGACAAGATGATAGATACTTCTTTTTTCCATAGGGATTAGGAAAGTAGGCCCAGAGTTTCCGGCTCGTCCAACATTAAATTTATATTTTGTAAAGCCTGGCTAGCAGCTCCTTTCATTAGGTTGTCCAGAGCGGAAACAATTGTGATATTCTTTCCTCTTTGCCTTAGGCTTATATCTAAGAAGTTAGTATGTTGCACTTTGGCTAGATCAATCTCTTCCGGAGTTTTTCTGATCCGGATAAATGGTTCTGATTTAGAATTTGCAGTCAGAGTCTCTAAGAAAGGTAGATTTTCGGAATTCGCTTCCAAATAGATCGTGGATAAGATCCCTCTATACACAGGAAGTAAATGAGGCACAAATAAAATTTCAGGCTCAGAAAGTCCCGATCCGACAAAACAATATTCTTGGATCTCAGGTTCATGTTGGTGGCTTAAAATTTTATATGCTCTAAAGTTTTCATGTACACCATTGAAGGAAAATCCTCCGTCTTCTACTCTTCCCCCAGCTCCACTAATCCCTGATTTACAATCTGCTACGATCCTTGGTTTGATCTCTTTTCTGAGATTTCCTAAAAGATACAAAGCTAGGATCACTGAAGTGGAGAAACAACCTGGATTCGAAACAAAGTCGGCACCTTTCAATTGGTCTCTGAAAATTTCCGGAATACCGAATACCGCTTTTGCAGTTAAATGGAAGCTAGTATGCTTTAATTTATAATTTGTTTCGAATTTTTCTTGGTTATGAAGACGATATACGCCGGAAAGATCTATTACCTTATGACCTTTCTCCAAGAACTTAGGAGCTAATTCCAAAGAAGCATCATTCGGAACTGCAAGAACTACGAGTGAACCTTTCGGGACCTCGTCTTCATGTTTTTTAAAAACAAGATCCTTAGGTGAGATAAGATCAGGAAAAACTTCTGAAAGAGATTTGCCTGCAAGTTTATCGCTAGTAACATGCACAGCTTTGTATTTTGGATGGCGAGCGAGTAATCCTAATAACTCTTTTCCTGTGAATCCGCCTGCTCCGATGATGCTGATCTCTGACATGTATCTTCCTTTTGACTAGCGTTTGAAACAATCCTAAAAATCGGGATTAGGCTTGGAATAAAAAAACGCCGGATGAGTTTTCATCCGGCGGTCAATGGTTTCTAAAAAGAAAGCCAGTAGTAATTAGCCTGCTGCTTTTTGGGCTTCTTCTGACGGCGGAGCAGGTGGTAGTTTGCCGTCAGGTGCTAAAGGGGGTAATCCATTCAGATCTCTTACCATATTTTCTACTTGGAATGCGATCTCTGGATTTGATTTCAGATATTCTTTAGCTGCTTCTTTTCCTTGGCCTATCTTTTCCGTATTATAGGAATACCAGGCCCCGGATTTGCTAATAATGTCGTGTTTTACCCCTAAGTCAACGAGAGAACTTTCTCGGCTGATTCCGGTGTTAAAGATTATGTCGAATTCCGCCTGGCGGAAAGGTGGTGCCATTTTGTTTTTTACAACTTTTACACGCACTCTATTCCCTGTGGCTTCTTCCTTCTCTTTAAGAGTTTCTATCTTACGAATATCTAAACGGATCGTACTATAAAACTTTAATGCATTTCCACCAGTAGTAGTTTCTGGAGAACCGAACATAACTCCGATCTTCATACGGATCTGGTTAATGAACACTACAACAGTTTTTGACTTAGATATAGTTCCAGTTAGTTTACGAAGTGCTTGGGACATAAGTCTTGCTTGCAGACCCATATGAGAATCTCCCATATCGCCTTCGATCTCTGCCTTAGGAACTAATGCAGCAACCGAGTCTAAGACCACGATATCAATTGCATTACTTCGAACTAGAGATTCACAAATTTCTAATGCTTCTTCCCCGTTGTCAGGTTGAGAAACTAATAATTCCTCTAAGTTGACTCCCAACTTTTTAGCATAGGCAGGATCCAAGGCATGTTCCGCATCGATAAACGCTGCAACTCCGCCTCTCTTTTGGCATTCTGCAATTGCCGAAAGTGTAAGAGTGGTTTTACCGGAAGATTCCGGACCATAGATCTCAACGATCCTTCCTAATGGATAACCGCCAATTCCTAATGCGATATCCAGATCCAAGGATCCAGTAGGAATAACAGGGGCAACTACGCTTGCAGATGCAGATCCCAAACGCATAATAGAACCCTTACCGAATTGTTTTTCGATCTGGGTCATTGCCTGATCAATTGCCTGACGTTTGGAATCGTCCAACGCTTCTTCTTTTTGCTTCTTCATGGACTCTTTAGCTCCTTCTCTTGCCAAGACCCGGTTCCCCCTCAGATAAAACTGCGTGTACTTTTTTAAAGGGAATCAATCTTTTCTAATAGGAAGGATACTCTTAGTCCCGGACAAATTCCAGGTCGGATCTAAAAAACCTTCGGATTCCCTGGGAAAAGTTTCTCGCGAAATCACTCTTATGTCACCCAAAAAATTAGAAGAGGGTTGAAAAAAGTGCAAATATTTGTATAGTAAATATGATTGTAGTAAATTGGGCCTCTAAAAATAAGGCCTAATCGGATAAAAATCCATTCTCAGCCTTCTCCTTATCCGCTAAAAACGAGACTTCTGCCTTATGACTTCTACGAGTTTGTTCTAAAAGGAATCTCCAGAACTTTCCAGCATATAATATAAATATAATGAAAGAGGAGAATACCAATAGTATTTTAGAGAGAAGTAATATATAGAACGGAACCAGGTTATGATTTGGGAAATAGAATAGTTCCGTTTTGTTTTCGGAGAAGTTTTTCACATTTCCACCGTGCTTTTTATCTTCTTCGAAGAATGTGCGGACTTCTCGGATGTCCAGATCCTTTATAGGAAACTCTGGAGTTGTTTTATATAATAGAAGTGCTCCTGACTCTGAGAAGAGTAGAAAACTTCCTTGTAGTTTTAATTCTCCCCATTTAGGCAAAGGGCGGTATATTAGATTACGAAATATATATCTGAAGGAAACAGGACCGGTCTCGAATTCGTAATAAGAATCCGGGAAATTTCCCTTATTGTAAAATAGGGTCTCCCATTCTTTTCCTGCGAATTTGATCTGAACCCCTTCGAACCTTTCCAGGCTTTCTAGATCTTTTCTTAGTTTCTCTAAACCGGGCTTTTGGTTTTGTCTTTTGTCAGGTTTTAGATCATTTTTTAGAAACAATTCCAAACTTTGTTCGGAGTCTTTTTTTAACTCTATAATATATTCGGCAGTTATATTACGAACTATCCTTTCTTCCGTTAAAATTGGATGTCCGGACCATTCTAAAAACGAGTTTAATAACTCTTCCGAGGATTTTTCGGAAGCAGTAAGGCTTAAGGGATAGGAGAGAAAGAAAAGCAAAAAGAAGAATCGGAAAACCTTTGACATAGGCGGCTTTTATCCTGTAATACTCAAACCATAATCGAAAACCCCAAACTGAAAAGCTTTAAAAAATATATGAGCCTGTTAGAACTACATAAAATACAAACCACAAAATCTTCCTGGCAAGACTTTGTGGAATATAGCATCCAAACTCCTTTTTATACCGAAACAAAGGCCAAAACCCAGTCCTTGGTAGAGGCGATACAACTCACATTATTCCACGATTATCTCTCCACATTTTCAGCTGAAGAGAAGTCAGAATTTCTTGCTTCTCCGAATGCTTTCCAAGCATCAGCGGAAAAGTTCGTGAATATTCTAGAGGGTGTGCGTTATTCCCAAGACGGATATAATCAAAAGGAAAGATCCCTATTTTTAGGAATGTTAAAGTCCTTATTAAAAGAATATAAGGTGGATGAGAACGGAGAAAGAAAGGATCTGGAAAGATACCATTTCTATAGATGTATTATTCGTTTTTGCTCGGATAAGGATTATATCTTTAGAGTGTACGAAAAGTATAAATCTTATCTTTCTCAGGGCAGCGGGGTGTAATGGCCCAAAAGACATTAGTCGTTTCTCCAGATTGCCCCATTTGCGCAGTGTTGCGTGGGGCAAAGATCCCAGGTTTAATCCACCAAAATTCTTCTTTTATCATTCGTCATGCACCTGAGGATAAAAAAATCCCAGGTTATCTGTACATTGAACCAATTTCTCACAGAGAAAAATACTCAGACTGGGACCCTAAAGAATTCAAGGACTTAGGAGAGACACTCCAATTTGCAACTGATTGGATACAGAAGAAGTATTCTCCTCCTAAAATTTATACAGTCTTGGTCGCAGAAAAAGTAGCTCATATGCATTTTCACTTAATCCCTAGATACGAAGATATCAAGGGACCTGAATACATTCGATTAGCATTAGAAGGTCTTGCCTCGGCTCCGGTCGGTATACCATTCCCTAAATTCGAATGATCTGTTTTCCTGTCCGTTATTATCAAAAAATTTCTGTCTAAAGTAAAAGGTTATGAATCAATCCAATATAGAAACCCTGATTGACGCGGGTAAAAAAAGAAAAGCAGACTTTGTAGAAATTTACGAAGAAGAATCCAGGAATTCTTCTATCTCGCTGAGAGACCAGAAGATAGAACAATCACTTGCGGCAACTGATTACGGGATCGGGATCCGATTGGTATATGGGACTGATGTTTTGTATGCATATACGAGTAATGACGACCAACAACATTTACTTTCTTTAATTCACTTGCTCGCTGACTCAAGGGGAGAAGTTGGAAATGGCTCGAGCACATTTACACTTCCCGGCGATGTTTCTAAATATTCTTTTTCTAAAAATATCCATGATCCTAGAAAAGTTCCTCCATTTAGAAGGTTGGAGCTCCTACAAACTGCGGACACGGTCGCTAGAAAAGTTTCCTCCAAGATCATACAAGTAGGAGTAAGCGCTTCCGATATAGTTACGAATGTTCTGATCGCAAACTCGGAAGGACTTTGGGTAGAAGATCTTAGGGTCAGAAGTAGATTTTTCCTTTCTGTGACTGCGGAAAATAAGGGAGAAAGATTCGTAGCGAGTGAATCACCAGGTGCTTTAAAAGGATTCGAATTTTTTGAAGGTTTAGCCGTAGAAGATATAGCGCAAAAGGCTGGAGAGAGAGCTCTTTTCATGTTGGATGCTGGTTATATAGAAGGTAAAAAAATGCCTGTGGTCATGGGTAATGGTTTTGGTGGAGTAATTTTCCACGAAGCATGTGGCCATCCTTTGGAAACTGAGGCAATCCGCAAAAAATCTTCTCCTTTTGTAGGAAAACTGGGAGAGTCAATCGCTCAGTCCTGTCTTACCGCTTACGACGACGGGACGATCGAAGAACAATACGGTTCCTTGAAAGTGGATGATGAGGGTATGCCTACACAAAAAACACTTCTGATAGAAAACGGAATTTTAAAAGCATATCTTGCTGATAGGATCGGATCTATGGAAACAGGATCCGCTAGAACTGGAAGTGGAAGAAGAGAATCTTACCAATACGCGCCGGTTTCCAGAATGAGGAACACATATATAGAAGCTGGGAAAGATTCTTTGGATGAGATGTTTGCTTCCGTAGATTTTGGACTGTATGCAAAAAGAATGGGTGGTGGTTCAGTAAATCCAGCTACTGGAGAATTCAATTTTGCGGTAGAAGAAGGTTACGTGATCCGAAATGGAAAAATTTCCGAGCCGGTGAGGGGAGCTACTCTGATCGGCAAAGGTCATGAAATTCTCCCTAAAATTTCCATGGTTGGAAAAGACTTGGAACTGGCTGCTGGAACCTGCGGGGCTTCTTCCGGTTCTATCCCTGTAACTGTAGGACAACCTTCACTTAAAGTGGATGAGATCCTAGTAGGGGGAAGATAATGGATTTGGAACAAGCCGCCGGATTCGTATTAGAAGAAGGAAAACGATATGGGATCGATTCTTTCGATCTGATCGCTACTGACTCAGAAGATATTGGAATAGAAGTATTTAAAGGCAGGATTGTTTCTACGGAAACGTCTCGCTCCAGAGGAGTTGGTATCCGCGTTCTGAATAATTCTCGCCCAGGATATTCTTATAGCGAACGTTTTAGTAAAGAAGCTCTTTCCCAAATGGTTAGAGATGCAATGGACCAAACAGAGATCACTGATCCTTTGGACATGGAACTTCCCGGACCAAAACCTTTGGC encodes the following:
- the argC gene encoding N-acetyl-gamma-glutamyl-phosphate reductase: MSEISIIGAGGFTGKELLGLLARHPKYKAVHVTSDKLAGKSLSEVFPDLISPKDLVFKKHEDEVPKGSLVVLAVPNDASLELAPKFLEKGHKVIDLSGVYRLHNQEKFETNYKLKHTSFHLTAKAVFGIPEIFRDQLKGADFVSNPGCFSTSVILALYLLGNLRKEIKPRIVADCKSGISGAGGRVEDGGFSFNGVHENFRAYKILSHQHEPEIQEYCFVGSGLSEPEILFVPHLLPVYRGILSTIYLEANSENLPFLETLTANSKSEPFIRIRKTPEEIDLAKVQHTNFLDISLRQRGKNITIVSALDNLMKGAASQALQNINLMLDEPETLGLLS
- the recA gene encoding recombinase RecA, with protein sequence MKKQKEEALDDSKRQAIDQAMTQIEKQFGKGSIMRLGSASASVVAPVIPTGSLDLDIALGIGGYPLGRIVEIYGPESSGKTTLTLSAIAECQKRGGVAAFIDAEHALDPAYAKKLGVNLEELLVSQPDNGEEALEICESLVRSNAIDIVVLDSVAALVPKAEIEGDMGDSHMGLQARLMSQALRKLTGTISKSKTVVVFINQIRMKIGVMFGSPETTTGGNALKFYSTIRLDIRKIETLKEKEEATGNRVRVKVVKNKMAPPFRQAEFDIIFNTGISRESSLVDLGVKHDIISKSGAWYSYNTEKIGQGKEAAKEYLKSNPEIAFQVENMVRDLNGLPPLAPDGKLPPAPPSEEAQKAAG
- a CDS encoding HIT family protein yields the protein MAQKTLVVSPDCPICAVLRGAKIPGLIHQNSSFIIRHAPEDKKIPGYLYIEPISHREKYSDWDPKEFKDLGETLQFATDWIQKKYSPPKIYTVLVAEKVAHMHFHLIPRYEDIKGPEYIRLALEGLASAPVGIPFPKFE
- a CDS encoding TldD/PmbA family protein; protein product: MNQSNIETLIDAGKKRKADFVEIYEEESRNSSISLRDQKIEQSLAATDYGIGIRLVYGTDVLYAYTSNDDQQHLLSLIHLLADSRGEVGNGSSTFTLPGDVSKYSFSKNIHDPRKVPPFRRLELLQTADTVARKVSSKIIQVGVSASDIVTNVLIANSEGLWVEDLRVRSRFFLSVTAENKGERFVASESPGALKGFEFFEGLAVEDIAQKAGERALFMLDAGYIEGKKMPVVMGNGFGGVIFHEACGHPLETEAIRKKSSPFVGKLGESIAQSCLTAYDDGTIEEQYGSLKVDDEGMPTQKTLLIENGILKAYLADRIGSMETGSARTGSGRRESYQYAPVSRMRNTYIEAGKDSLDEMFASVDFGLYAKRMGGGSVNPATGEFNFAVEEGYVIRNGKISEPVRGATLIGKGHEILPKISMVGKDLELAAGTCGASSGSIPVTVGQPSLKVDEILVGGR